One region of Endozoicomonas sp. Mp262 genomic DNA includes:
- a CDS encoding N-acetylmuramoyl-L-alanine amidase encodes MSLTSRKVLTFFRRLFSKSRVEQSSLAEAQPQSRERRLFLSRTAGSFCLLLGLSTFKTELAWAISALVNGVRLWRSPDKTRLVFDVSSAVAHSEFSLNNPQRLVIDIKDSRLKTSLTALPLKNTPIKKVRYGVRNKKDLRIVLDLSQQVSAKSFLLKPNATYGHRLVVDLFDKGKKKPVAPAPVKKGWRDIVVAIDPGHGGEDPGAIAHGGGYEKHVTLAIAKKLAKLLQKAPGFKPVLIRDADYYVDLRQRTRIARENKADLFISIHADGFKDSRAHGASVFALSRRGATSETARWLAQKENMSDQIGGEGGISLSDKDDVLAGVLLDLSMTSTLSSSLEVGDKILKNISGINHLHKKRVEQAAFVVLKSPDIPSILVETGFITNPKESRQLKTRAHQQAMANSIFKGLKTWFERKPPPDTLIAKWKREGKLNARPGRYVIQAGDTLSEIADRFDISLNSLKKANKISRANTIRTGQVLVIPN; translated from the coding sequence ATGTCATTAACGTCAAGGAAGGTATTAACCTTTTTCCGCCGTTTATTTTCCAAATCCAGAGTGGAGCAATCCTCCTTGGCGGAGGCACAGCCTCAGTCACGTGAGCGACGATTGTTTCTCTCCAGAACTGCCGGATCATTTTGCCTGCTGTTAGGTCTCTCAACTTTCAAAACAGAGCTGGCCTGGGCCATTTCAGCGCTGGTCAATGGTGTCCGGCTCTGGCGGTCACCGGATAAAACCCGGCTGGTTTTTGATGTTTCCAGTGCCGTTGCCCACTCTGAATTTTCCTTGAACAATCCCCAACGGCTGGTGATAGATATCAAGGATTCCAGGCTTAAAACCTCCCTGACTGCACTACCTCTCAAAAACACACCCATAAAAAAAGTACGCTATGGCGTACGCAATAAAAAAGATTTGCGGATTGTTCTCGACCTGAGTCAACAGGTGAGTGCCAAAAGCTTTCTTTTGAAACCTAATGCTACCTATGGCCACCGTCTGGTGGTTGACCTGTTTGATAAAGGCAAAAAAAAGCCTGTAGCACCCGCACCGGTTAAAAAAGGCTGGCGGGATATTGTGGTTGCCATCGATCCTGGTCATGGCGGGGAAGATCCAGGCGCTATTGCCCATGGTGGTGGCTATGAAAAACATGTCACCCTGGCTATCGCTAAAAAGCTGGCAAAACTGTTGCAGAAAGCCCCGGGCTTTAAGCCTGTGTTGATTCGGGATGCTGATTACTATGTGGACCTGCGGCAACGAACCCGTATAGCAAGGGAAAATAAAGCCGACCTGTTTATCTCCATTCATGCCGATGGGTTTAAGGATTCCCGCGCCCACGGTGCCTCTGTCTTTGCCCTATCCCGTCGGGGTGCCACGTCTGAGACTGCCCGCTGGCTGGCGCAGAAAGAAAATATGTCGGATCAGATCGGCGGTGAAGGCGGTATCTCCCTCAGTGATAAAGATGATGTTCTGGCAGGCGTTCTTTTGGATTTGTCCATGACCTCAACCCTTTCTTCCAGCCTGGAGGTGGGTGACAAGATTCTAAAAAATATAAGCGGGATCAATCATCTTCACAAAAAACGGGTGGAACAAGCGGCATTTGTTGTGCTTAAGTCGCCCGATATTCCTTCCATATTGGTTGAAACCGGCTTTATTACCAATCCGAAGGAATCCAGGCAACTGAAAACACGCGCTCACCAGCAGGCCATGGCAAACTCTATCTTTAAAGGACTAAAAACATGGTTTGAAAGAAAGCCTCCCCCGGATACCCTGATCGCAAAATGGAAGCGGGAAGGTAAATTAAATGCCCGCCCTGGCCGCTATGTGATCCAGGCCGGTGATACACTTTCAGAAATTGCAGACCGATTTGATATCAGCCTGAATTCCCTGAAAAAAGCCAATAAAATTTCAAGGGCGAATACTATTCGAACAGGACAGGTGTTGGTGATTCCAAACTAA
- the mutL gene encoding DNA mismatch repair endonuclease MutL: protein MKPIRLLDNRLANQIAAGEVVERPASAVKELLENSLDAGARKLVVEIESGGVKLIRIRDDGHGIPKDDLALALSRHATSKISELEDLEGVATLGFRGEALASISSVSRLTLTSCTEGQESGWQVLVEGRDMDARLNPAPHPVGTTVEVKDLFFNTPARRKFLRTEKTEFSHLEEVVKRLALSRFDVAFSLRHNQRSIHQLRAATSQAEKDRRVASLCGPKFIENAVCVDVEASGLKLWGWVGLPTFSRSSADLQYFFVNGRVIRDKLVAHAVRQAYRDVLFSGRHPTFVLYLELDPAQVDVNVHPTKHEVRFRDGRTVHNFLFSTLNRALAEVRPEDQILPTSLSSGPAQTSTGINAGEFQGQENISLAPPSSRTYSRETSQDSIRQDSSPTPSAGQVSRQLKAYGELYSTSSATGVAGSQEIPPALAVGEAVQPRVQELRDTLPEDDGLAPPLGYAIAQLKGIYILAENYQGMILVDMHAAHERITYERMKLAWHAEGIASQPLLVPKSIAVSAIEADCAEEHENYFRQLGLTLERMGPETLVIREVPVMLRGADVEKLVRDITHDLKQYGSSDKIESHINEILATMACHGSVRANRKLSIEEMNALLRDMEQTERSGQCNHGRPTWTLLTMDELDKLFMRGQ from the coding sequence ATGAAACCCATTCGTTTATTAGATAACCGACTTGCCAACCAAATCGCTGCGGGTGAGGTGGTGGAACGCCCGGCATCTGCGGTAAAGGAACTTCTGGAAAACAGTCTGGATGCCGGCGCCAGAAAACTGGTGGTTGAAATAGAAAGCGGTGGTGTCAAACTGATCCGTATCCGTGATGACGGACACGGCATTCCCAAAGACGATTTGGCACTGGCCCTTTCCCGCCATGCCACCAGTAAAATCTCCGAGCTGGAAGACCTTGAAGGTGTTGCCACCCTGGGATTTCGTGGTGAGGCCCTGGCCAGTATCAGTTCAGTGTCACGGCTCACCCTGACCTCCTGCACTGAAGGACAGGAATCCGGCTGGCAAGTGCTGGTAGAGGGCAGGGATATGGACGCTCGCCTGAATCCGGCGCCCCATCCCGTTGGCACCACTGTTGAGGTTAAAGACCTTTTCTTTAACACACCAGCTCGCCGCAAGTTCCTGAGAACAGAGAAAACAGAATTCTCCCACCTTGAAGAGGTGGTCAAACGACTTGCCCTTTCCCGCTTTGATGTGGCGTTTTCCCTGCGCCATAACCAGCGCAGCATCCACCAACTGAGAGCAGCCACCAGTCAGGCAGAAAAAGATCGAAGGGTGGCCTCACTCTGTGGTCCAAAGTTTATTGAAAATGCCGTATGTGTCGATGTGGAAGCCTCTGGACTCAAGCTCTGGGGCTGGGTGGGCTTACCCACCTTTTCACGCTCCAGTGCCGACTTACAATACTTTTTTGTTAATGGTCGGGTAATCCGGGATAAACTCGTTGCCCACGCTGTCCGGCAAGCCTATCGGGATGTCCTGTTCAGCGGACGACACCCGACTTTTGTGCTTTACCTTGAGCTTGATCCGGCGCAGGTGGATGTCAACGTTCACCCCACCAAACATGAGGTTCGTTTCAGGGATGGGCGAACTGTCCACAACTTTTTATTCAGTACCCTGAATCGCGCCTTGGCAGAAGTAAGGCCGGAAGACCAGATTCTCCCCACAAGCCTTTCTTCCGGACCGGCTCAAACTTCAACCGGAATTAATGCCGGAGAGTTCCAGGGGCAGGAAAACATATCCCTGGCACCTCCATCATCCAGAACCTATTCTCGTGAAACCAGCCAGGACTCTATTCGCCAGGATTCCTCACCCACACCTTCAGCAGGGCAGGTCAGCAGACAACTCAAGGCTTATGGAGAACTCTATTCAACATCTTCTGCCACGGGTGTGGCTGGTAGCCAGGAAATACCTCCGGCCCTGGCTGTTGGAGAAGCTGTCCAGCCCAGGGTTCAGGAACTCAGGGATACCCTTCCTGAAGACGATGGGCTAGCCCCTCCTTTAGGTTATGCCATTGCCCAGTTAAAAGGTATTTATATCCTGGCTGAGAATTATCAGGGCATGATTCTGGTGGATATGCATGCCGCCCATGAGCGGATAACCTACGAGCGAATGAAGCTGGCCTGGCATGCTGAAGGAATTGCCTCCCAACCGCTTTTGGTGCCCAAGTCCATAGCCGTTAGTGCCATTGAAGCAGACTGTGCCGAAGAGCATGAAAATTATTTCCGGCAACTGGGACTGACTCTTGAGCGAATGGGCCCGGAAACACTGGTTATCCGGGAAGTGCCGGTTATGCTCCGTGGCGCTGATGTGGAGAAACTGGTCAGGGATATTACCCATGACTTAAAACAGTATGGCTCCAGCGATAAAATCGAAAGCCATATCAATGAAATTCTTGCCACTATGGCCTGTCATGGTTCTGTCCGTGCCAATCGCAAGCTATCCATAGAAGAAATGAATGCCTTGCTTCGGGATATGGAGCAGACCGAGCGAAGTGGTCAGTGTAACCATGGACGTCCCACCTGGACTTTGCTGACCATGGATGAGCTGGATAAGCTCTTTATGCGGGGGCAGTAA
- the tsaE gene encoding tRNA (adenosine(37)-N6)-threonylcarbamoyltransferase complex ATPase subunit type 1 TsaE, with amino-acid sequence MQGGTELLIDNEEEMVLFGRLLAEACKGEGIIFLQGNLGTGKTTFCRGVLNALGHQGAVKSPTYTLVEPYEVNGQKIYHFDLYRLADPEELEFIGGRDYFEEKCLCLVEWPCRGEGAIPRADLEITFDYNLPGRTASLKGLSDYGQQLAEIIREQFSRNREAGCH; translated from the coding sequence ATGCAAGGCGGAACAGAACTTCTCATTGATAACGAAGAAGAAATGGTGCTTTTTGGCAGGCTGCTGGCAGAAGCCTGTAAAGGAGAAGGCATTATTTTTCTACAGGGCAATCTGGGCACCGGCAAAACCACATTTTGCCGGGGCGTACTGAATGCCCTGGGTCATCAGGGCGCAGTAAAAAGCCCCACCTATACTCTGGTGGAACCTTACGAGGTCAATGGCCAGAAGATTTATCATTTTGACCTTTACCGCCTTGCCGACCCTGAGGAACTTGAGTTTATCGGAGGCCGGGACTATTTTGAGGAGAAATGCCTTTGCCTGGTGGAATGGCCATGTCGCGGGGAAGGTGCCATACCCAGGGCAGACCTTGAGATCACCTTTGACTATAACCTGCCGGGGCGAACAGCAAGCCTTAAGGGGTTATCAGACTACGGTCAACAGCTTGCAGAGATTATCAGGGAGCAGTTCAGCCGAAACAGGGAGGCTGGATGTCATTAA
- the hfq gene encoding RNA chaperone Hfq, producing MSKGHSLQDPYLNVLRKERVPVSIYLVNGIKLQGQIESFDQFVILLKNTVSQMVYKHAVSTVVPSRPVRLPMQGEHEQPHPEQI from the coding sequence ATGTCAAAAGGGCATTCTCTACAAGACCCTTACCTGAATGTGCTACGTAAAGAACGCGTACCCGTTTCTATCTACCTGGTTAATGGTATTAAGCTTCAGGGACAAATCGAATCTTTCGACCAGTTTGTTATCCTGCTGAAAAACACTGTAAGCCAAATGGTTTACAAGCATGCGGTATCTACTGTTGTTCCAAGCCGTCCTGTTCGCCTGCCCATGCAGGGAGAGCATGAACAGCCCCACCCAGAACAGATTTAA
- the miaA gene encoding tRNA (adenosine(37)-N6)-dimethylallyltransferase MiaA: MGPTASGKTDLAIALSEIMPCELISVDSALVYKGMDIGTAKPEPEVLAKAPHRLISFLDPSEAYSAAEFREDALREMTQITARGKIPLLVGGTMLYFKVLRDGLARLPSADKTIRDQILEEANSHGWTYLHTQLAEIDPQAADRINPTDTQRLQRALEVFRATGRPLSAWHNEQQKTSLPYNVINLAIAPADRAILHERIARRFKLMIENGFEQEVRALYQRGDLNTAMPSIRAVGYRQMWSWLDGELTWEGMVEKGIIATRQLAKRQLTWLRSWPNVNWLDSLSPDIKNDALHIIQQGLG, encoded by the coding sequence ATGGGGCCTACCGCTTCCGGAAAAACTGATCTGGCCATTGCATTGTCTGAAATCATGCCCTGTGAGTTGATCAGTGTCGATTCGGCATTGGTTTACAAAGGTATGGATATTGGCACCGCCAAGCCGGAACCGGAGGTTCTTGCCAAAGCGCCACACCGGCTGATCAGTTTTCTTGATCCTTCCGAAGCCTATTCTGCCGCAGAATTCCGTGAAGATGCCCTCAGGGAAATGACCCAGATCACCGCCAGGGGAAAAATCCCTTTGCTGGTTGGTGGTACTATGCTCTATTTCAAGGTTCTCCGGGATGGTTTGGCCCGGCTTCCTTCTGCCGACAAAACCATTCGAGACCAAATTCTCGAAGAGGCTAATAGCCATGGCTGGACTTATCTGCACACCCAACTGGCAGAAATAGACCCTCAGGCCGCTGACCGCATAAACCCTACGGATACCCAACGCCTGCAAAGGGCACTGGAAGTATTCAGGGCAACCGGCAGGCCCTTATCTGCCTGGCATAATGAACAGCAGAAAACCTCCCTGCCCTATAACGTTATCAACCTGGCCATAGCTCCTGCTGACAGAGCTATACTACACGAGCGCATTGCCCGGCGATTTAAACTGATGATCGAAAATGGCTTTGAGCAGGAAGTCCGGGCACTGTACCAAAGGGGTGACCTTAACACCGCCATGCCCTCAATCCGGGCAGTGGGTTACCGGCAAATGTGGTCCTGGCTCGATGGGGAACTAACCTGGGAAGGCATGGTCGAAAAAGGTATTATCGCCACCCGTCAACTGGCCAAAAGGCAATTGACATGGTTGCGAAGCTGGCCCAACGTAAACTGGCTGGACTCACTATCGCCAGATATCAAGAATGATGCCCTTCATATCATTCAACAAGGTCTGGGATAG
- the hflX gene encoding GTPase HflX, which produces MFFDRHEGGEVAVLVHLELKDEGEREDPQEFMELVQSTQVSSAAFITANNQNPNPRYFVGPGKVEEIRDLVTLHQADVVIFNHTLSPSQERNLEKELKARVIDRTGLILDIFAQRARTFEGKLQVELAQLQHMSTRLVRGWTHLERQKGGIGLRGPGETQLETDRRLLRARIKSITRKLEKVRRQREQGRRSRQRADIPLVSLVGYTNAGKSTLFNSMTESVVYAADQLFATLDPTLRRLDLQDTGPVILADTVGFIRHLPHKLVEAFRATLEETRQADLLLHVIDSHDPERLDNIEQVHNVLDEIDAMNVPILQVFNKVDLLEGVEPKIQRDDNGKPVRVWVSAVTGAGLDLLETAISELMAEDMVEGCLSLQPAQGRVRSRLYQLGAIRKEEYSDGGLLLLDICIPRQDFDRLAKQESLAEDCLKLHH; this is translated from the coding sequence TTGTTTTTTGACCGCCACGAGGGGGGTGAAGTAGCTGTTCTTGTTCACCTCGAATTAAAAGATGAAGGTGAGAGAGAAGATCCGCAGGAATTTATGGAGCTGGTGCAATCCACTCAGGTTTCATCTGCCGCGTTTATCACCGCTAATAATCAAAATCCGAACCCCCGCTATTTCGTTGGCCCGGGGAAGGTAGAAGAAATCAGAGACCTCGTCACCCTGCACCAGGCTGATGTGGTTATCTTTAACCATACCCTGTCACCCAGCCAGGAACGCAACCTGGAAAAAGAGCTGAAGGCAAGGGTCATCGACAGAACCGGCCTGATCCTGGATATTTTTGCCCAGCGAGCACGAACCTTTGAAGGTAAGCTGCAAGTTGAGCTGGCACAATTGCAACATATGAGCACCCGTCTGGTGAGGGGCTGGACCCATCTTGAACGCCAGAAAGGGGGTATTGGACTGAGGGGTCCCGGTGAAACCCAGCTTGAAACTGACCGCCGCTTGCTAAGGGCTCGAATAAAAAGTATTACCCGCAAGCTGGAAAAAGTGCGTCGTCAGCGAGAGCAGGGCAGACGATCCAGGCAACGGGCGGATATTCCACTGGTGTCCCTGGTGGGCTATACCAATGCGGGAAAATCAACCCTGTTTAACTCTATGACAGAATCTGTCGTCTATGCCGCAGACCAACTGTTTGCCACCTTAGACCCAACCCTTAGAAGACTGGATCTGCAAGATACCGGTCCGGTCATCCTGGCAGATACCGTTGGTTTTATCAGGCATTTACCCCATAAGCTGGTGGAAGCCTTTCGGGCCACCCTGGAAGAAACCCGTCAGGCAGACCTTCTCCTGCATGTTATTGACAGCCATGACCCTGAACGGCTTGACAATATCGAACAAGTACACAATGTGCTTGATGAAATTGACGCCATGAATGTCCCGATCCTGCAAGTCTTTAACAAGGTGGACTTGCTGGAGGGTGTAGAGCCTAAAATTCAGCGGGACGATAATGGTAAACCGGTTCGTGTCTGGGTTTCCGCCGTCACCGGTGCGGGTCTTGACCTGCTTGAAACAGCCATCTCTGAATTGATGGCAGAGGATATGGTTGAGGGATGCCTGTCACTGCAACCTGCTCAGGGGCGGGTAAGGTCAAGGCTGTACCAGCTCGGGGCCATTCGCAAAGAGGAATACTCTGATGGGGGTCTTCTACTGCTGGATATTTGTATTCCCCGCCAGGATTTTGACCGACTGGCAAAACAGGAGAGTCTGGCCGAAGATTGCCTGAAACTTCACCATTAA